One segment of Thermincola ferriacetica DNA contains the following:
- a CDS encoding MgtC/SapB family protein codes for MTFTEYDVVMRIVLSCVLGGLIGLERESLNKSAGFRTHILVCVGSALIMIVSQEIYFQYRHDTPMDPARIAAQVVSGIGFLGAGTIMREGATVKGLTTAATLWVVAGVGLAVGAGVYFGALVTTGVVFLALIYLGKVERLMAGVSHYQSLLLTIDNRPGQLGRIGCFLGDHGVNIHNIQLKQLKEGHQILMEVDVIMPHDLDMQELMHMLADVPGVHQVSHND; via the coding sequence ATGACATTTACAGAATACGATGTGGTTATGCGCATAGTATTGTCTTGTGTACTGGGCGGCCTGATCGGCCTTGAACGGGAAAGTTTAAATAAATCTGCCGGTTTTAGGACCCATATTTTGGTTTGTGTCGGTTCCGCCTTAATTATGATAGTTTCGCAGGAGATATATTTTCAGTACAGACATGATACGCCTATGGATCCGGCGCGAATAGCAGCTCAGGTGGTAAGCGGCATTGGTTTTTTGGGCGCCGGTACGATTATGCGGGAAGGAGCCACCGTTAAGGGTCTTACTACTGCCGCCACTCTTTGGGTGGTGGCAGGGGTAGGTCTGGCAGTCGGCGCCGGAGTTTATTTTGGGGCTCTGGTTACTACGGGAGTAGTCTTTTTAGCCCTGATTTACCTCGGAAAAGTTGAGAGACTGATGGCCGGGGTAAGCCATTATCAGTCCCTGCTACTGACCATTGATAACCGACCGGGACAGTTGGGAAGGATAGGCTGTTTCCTGGGTGACCACGGAGTAAATATCCATAATATTCAGCTTAAACAGTTAAAGGAAGGTCACCAGATCTTAATGGAAGTAGATGTGATTATGCCTCATGACCTGGACATGCAGGAATTGATGCATATGCTTGCCGATGTGCCGGGGGTACACCAGGTATCACACAATGATTAA